In Daphnia magna isolate NIES linkage group LG7, ASM2063170v1.1, whole genome shotgun sequence, a single genomic region encodes these proteins:
- the LOC123474583 gene encoding kelch-like protein 21: MSEKKSVLLEASTKMASLSDSDVSSSISVNVPSDVQVTALSGGLYHIKWAFDISSIENARGSQETTFRLDQYSSAFYKLTLKFYKQDREPDQCECSPDTQFMVNLKLKREACPTSQWLISMDGRDQSAAVWSRVGRCQKIILDQLPYIVCKSETFPVIPDWDATEIPCQFWIKFYQSVGEINAHRQFTNLYVNQLNCDVSFSFDEINEDEPIGGHVFLLSARSSVFAAMFHGGMQETSTRKVCIKDIKADIFKQLLHYIYSGRTSSKLSEENAQPLFVAADMYDIEDLKDECVQFLLTCIKLENAINLMAWAHVHAVDSLKEAELAFVASHGKEICKQDDWERLIKNYPDLCLLATRSMWK; the protein is encoded by the coding sequence ATGTCGGAGAAAAAGAGTGTGCTTCTGGAGGCAAGTACGAAAATGGCCAGTTTGTCAGATTCAGATGTTTCTTCTTCGATATCGGTGAATGTTCCATCAGACGTTCAGGTAACAGCGCTATCTGGCGGATTGTATCATATTAAATGGGCATTCGACATCAGCTCAATTGAAAACGCAAGAGGAAGCCAAGAGACGACGTTTAGACTCGACCAATATTCCTCAGCTTTCTACAAGCTTACCTTGAAGTTCTACAAGCAAGATCGTGAGCCTGATCAATGTGAGTGCTCACCCGATACTCAGTTCATGGTGAATCTCAAGCTGAAGCGTGAAGCATGCCCAACATCGCAGTGGTTAATTTCTATGGATGGTAGGGACCAATCAGCTGCTGTATGGTCTCGCGTCGGTAGATGTCAGAAAATCATTTTGGACCAGTTACCTTACATTGTATGTAAGTCCGAAACGTTCCCCGTCATTCCAGATTGGGATGCAACTGAAATTCCTTGCCAATTTTGGATCAAGTTTTATCAAAGTGTTGGAGAGATTAACGCTCACAGGCAATTCACGAACTTGTACGTCAATCAATTAAACTGTGACGTTTCGTTCAGTTTCGATGAGATCAATGAAGACGAGCCGATCGGTGGTCATGTCTTCCTTTTGTCGGCCAGGAGCTCCGTCTTCGCTGCCATGTTCCACGGCGGAATGCAAGAAACGAGTACGAGAAAAGTTTGCATCAAAGACATCAAAGCGGATATTTTCAAACAATTGCTCCATTACATTTACTCTGGTCGAACATCGTCAAAGTTGTCAGAGGAAAACGCCCAGCCTTTGTTTGTTGCGGCCGATATGTACGACATTGAGGACCTGAAAGACGAGTGTGTTCAGTTCTTGTTAACTTGCATCAAATTGGAGAACGCTATTAATCTAATGGCGTGGGCGCACGTCCATGCAGTCGATTCCCTTAAAGAAGCAGAACTCGCTTTCGTGGCATCACATGGAAAAGAAATATGCAAACAAGATGATTGGGAGAGACTGATCAAGAATTATCCAGATCTTTGTTTGTTAGCCACTCGAAGCATGTGGAAATAA
- the LOC123466288 gene encoding uncharacterized protein LOC123466288, with protein MDSRLWKPPTYVAEKLNPGEKDIIEEKPKRSSITARLFLARKILVRELLANTAALSPEKHPSPVPDFQVTELDDGSFKIQGTFNTTEYETSRQKVKFKLNHICPGLFSFNLSRTSYQPNQLGADCETSSSSFEFMVELSLENTSSCFRHDDHCKLTAVWASINASPTFFLKPISPGQWKSAKMPFGSQRFELKQTKIPYVLHINFSRTCGEMNAQMQFINLYVNQFNCDVTFHFDTAEKDESIGGHVNILSVRSSIFAAMFQSGMQETNTRKVCIKDIKPDIFKQLLYYIYSGRTSTKLSEEIAQPLYVAADMYDIEDLKDECVQFLLSCIKLENAINLMAWAHVLSIDSIKEATLTFVESRGREICKQDDWERLIKNYPDLSLLASRRMLK; from the exons atgGACAGTCGTTTGTGGAAACCGCCAACCTACGTGGCA gAAAAACTTAATCCGGGGGAAAAAG ATattattgaagaaaaaccaaaacggTCTAGTATCACTGCAAGACTATTCCTGGCTCGGAAGATCCTGGTTCGGGAGCTCCTGGCGAATACAGCTGCTTTGTCACCGGAAAAGCACCCATCACCTGTACCTGATTTTCAAGTAACAGAACTGGATGATGGTTCATTTAAAATTCAAGGGACATTCAACACCACCGAATATGAAACGTCACGCCAAAAGGTGAAATTTAAGCTCAACCACATTTGTCCGGGGCTCTTTTCCTTTAATCTTTCCCGGACGTCCTACCAACCGAACCAACTCGGTGCTGATTGCGAAACTTCCTCATCCAGCTTTGAATTTATGGTTGAACTCTCCTTGGAGAACACGTCATCGTGTTTTCGACACGATGACCACTGCAAGCTAACTGCTGTTTGGGCCAGCATCAACGCAAGTCCGACATTCTTTTTGAAGCCGATCTCTCCAGGTCAATGGAAGTCCGCAAAAATGCCTTTTGGATCTCAACGTTTTGAGTTGAAGCAAACAAAGATCCCTTACGTGCTGCATATTAACTTTTCAAGAACTTGTGGCGAGATGAACGCACAGATGCAATTCATTAATTTGTACGTCAATCAGTTCAACTGCGATGTTACATTCCATTTCGACACAGCCGAAAAAGACGAGTCCATCGGCGGTCATGTCAATATTTTGTCGGTTAGAAGCTCCATCTTCGCAGCCATGTTCCAGAGCGGAATGCAAGAAACAAACACGAGAAAAGTTTGCATCAAAGATATCAAACCGGATATTTTCAAACAATTGCTCTATTACATTTACTCTGGTCGAACATCGACGAAATTATCAGAGGAAATCGCCCAGCCTTTATATGTTGCGGCCGATATGTACGACATTGAGGACCTGAAAGACGAATGTGTTCAGTTCTTGTTATCTTGCATCAAATTGGAGAACGCTATTAATCTAATGGCGTGGGCGCACGTTCTCTCAATCGATTCTATTAAAGAAGCAACACTCACTTTCGTAGAATCGCGTGGAAGagaaatatgtaaacaagatgaTTGGGAGAGGCTGATCAAGAATTATCCTGACCTTTCTCTGTTGGCCAGCCGACGCATGTTGAAATAA